The Theileria orientalis strain Shintoku DNA, chromosome 2, complete genome genome has a window encoding:
- a CDS encoding uncharacterized protein (adrenodoxin reductase family protein): protein MTRIAIVGTGPSGLYLGKYLSNLVKGSKIDFFEKSQRLFGLFRYGIAPDKPSIRSSCFSLINSRYRFFTGLEVGNQLKLEQLLEFYKFIFLCCGAEKSRLLRVRNEQCGVFDGLDLIKYYNHKDDQSYRGELPSDLKIYEVDSRNASVEGVTSCKNEETKSSRVEEYLSHLTQLKEVEIGIIGNGNVALDIVRAFSGNWDRLSSYEERSDQRSQINPRFLHLLKRLSLKRITLFGRSSLIDSKFTNGELRELLSIKSNSYKVESIDESAVSSVSTGNELSSGGTSRQLRRKLELFEALASLEDAGERRVEVDFKFNSRVVETVNDASGNVEQVRFVGASRVTNSGIGGGNCEEEGENRRCNLLVKCVGYEPSDLSKQLLRQVDNRRVFANGWLTSGGRGDLNHTISRSVDLARYVSGLLTSTLESAPDSDSATAGAGSRVRGDRGVAIGNTLEDRDILSYLQSKYTVRAR from the exons ATGACCCGAATAGCAATAGTCGGAACTGGACCTTCCGGCTTGTACTTGGGGAAGTATCTGAGTAACCTAGTCAAGGGCTCAAAAATCGACTTTTTTGAAAAATCTCAGAGGCTTTTTGGCCTGTTCAGGTACGGGATTGCGCCAGACAAGCCTTCCATCCGTTCCAGCTGTTTTTCGCTGATCAACAGCAGATACAGGTTTTTTACAGGCTTAGAAGTG GGAAATCAGCTGAAACTTGAACAATTGCTGGAattctataaatttatcttCCTTTGCTGCGGAGCCGAAAAGTCGAGGCTCCTGAGAGTGAGAAACGAGCAGTGCGGAGTGTTCGACGGCCTGGATCTGATAAAGTACTACAATCACAAGGACGATCAGAGTTACCGGGGCGAATTGCCGAGTGACTTGAAGATATACGAAGTAGATAGCAGGAACGCCAGTGTCGAGGGCGTGACAAGCTGCAAGAACGAAGAAACAAAAAGTAGCAGAGTAGAAGAGTACTTGAGTCATTTGACGCAGCTCAAGGAGGTTGAAATAGGGATTATCGGGAACGGAAACGTGGCCCTAGATATCGTAAGAGCATTTAGCGGCAACTGGGATAGACTGAGCAGCTACGAGGAAAGGAGCGACCAGAGGAGTCAGATAAACCCGAGGTTTTTGCATCTTCTGAAAAGACTGAGCCTGAAGAGGATAACGCTCTTCGGAAGAAGTTCGCTGATAGACTCCAAGTTCACGAACGGGGAGCTGAGAGAGTTGCTGAGCATAAAGAGTAACTCATACAAGGTTGAGAGCATTGACGAGAGCGCAGTGAGCTCCGTTAGCACTG GTAACGAGCTAAGTAGTGGTGGCACGAGCAGGCAGCTCAGACGCAAGTTGGAGTTGTTTGAAGCATTGGCAAGCTTGGAAGACGCGGGAGAGAGGAGAGTGGAAGTTGATTTCAAGTTTAACTCGAGAGTAGTTGAGACAGTCAACGACGCATCGGGGAACGTTGAGCAGGTGCGATTCGTCGGTGCCAGCAGAGTCACGAACAGCGGAATCGGCGGTGGCAACTGCGAAGAAGAGGGGGAGAACAGGCGCTGCAATTTGCTAGTAAAGTGCGTAGGCTACGAGCCGAGTGACCTGAGTAAACAGTTGCTGAGGCAGGTGGACAACAGGAGAGTCTTTGCCAACGGGTGGCTGACGTCGGGAGGCAGAGGAGACTTGAATCACACGATCAGCAGGTCAGTGGACTTGGCACGATACGTAAGCGGCCTCTTAACGAGTACGCTTGAGAGCGCGCCAGATAGTGACAGCGCCACAGCAGGTGCTGGTTCAAGAGTCAGGGGAGACAGGGGAGTTGCAATTGGCAACACTTTGGAGGACAGAGATATATTGAGTTACCTGCAGTCGAAGTACACGGTAAGGGCACGTTAG